Proteins encoded within one genomic window of Choristoneura fumiferana chromosome 28, NRCan_CFum_1, whole genome shotgun sequence:
- the LOC141443869 gene encoding U6 snRNA-associated Sm-like protein LSm2, translating to MLFYSFFKSLVGKDVVVELKNDLSICGTLHSVDQYLNIKLSEISVIDPDKYPHMLSVKNCFIRGSVVRYVQLPADEVDTQLLQDAARKEATVSTR from the coding sequence ATGCTATTTTACTCTTTCTTCAAATCCCTGGTGGGTAAAGACGTTGTGGTTGAGCTAAAGAACGATCTAAGCATATGTGGGACGCTTCATTCCGTCGATCAGTACTTGAATATCAAGCTATCGGAAATCAGCGTCATTGATCCAGACAAATATCCTCATATGCTGTcggtgaaaaattgttttatacgCGGCTCTGTTGTCCGTTATGTCCAGTTGCCGGCTGACGAAGTGGATACTCAATTACTGCAGGACGCGGCGAGAAAAGAAGCAACTGTCTCTACAAGATAA